Proteins encoded by one window of Manis pentadactyla isolate mManPen7 chromosome X, mManPen7.hap1, whole genome shotgun sequence:
- the ARHGAP36 gene encoding rho GTPase-activating protein 36 isoform X1: MIIQSRMGGCIPFLKAVRTRCPRIMPPLLLLSALISLVNVLGGAPGHNPDRRTKMISIHSLSELERLKLQETAYHELVARHFLSEFKPERALPTDRPNTLEKWFLILRGQQRIISLKTFGIPLEEVLVNELTRRKHLELRAAMQIEESTGQAAGGRRGNVVQRMFGRIRRFFSRRRDEPSLPLEFTRRGRRGAVSVDSLAELEGGALLLQTLQLSKISFPIGQRLLGSKRKMSLNPIAKQIPQVVEACCSFIEKHGLSTVGIFTLEYSAEKVHELREKFDQGLDVVLDDTQNVHDVAALLKEFFHDMKDSLLPDDLYMSFLLTATLKPQDQLSALQLLVYLMPPCHSDTLERLLKALHKITENCEDSIGIDGQLVSGNRMTSTNLALVFGSALLKKGRFAKRESRKTRLGIDHYVASVNVVRAMIDNWDILFQVPPHIQRQVAKRVWKSSPEALDFIRRRNLRKIQSARIKMEEDALLSDPVESSAEARAAVLAQSKPFDEGSSEEPAVPPGIARFQDDEKGVYNPSILEQDRPLLRVPREKEGKTGIGYFFP, from the exons ATGATCATCCAGTCCAGGATGGGTGGCTGCATTCCTTTTCTGAAGGCAGTAAGGACACGGTGCCCCAGAATCATGCCTCCTTTGCTGTTGTTGTCCGCCTTAATTTCTTTAGTGAACGTCCTGGGAGGAGCCCCAGGACACAATCCGGACCGCAGGACCAAGATGATATCCATACACAGCCTCTCTGAGCTGGAGCGTCTGAAGCTGCAAGAGACTGCTTACCACGAACTCGTGGCCAGACATTTCCTCTCTGAATTCAAACCTGAAAGAG CTCTACCTACTGACCGTCCGAACACTTTGGAGAAGTGGTTTCTGATTCTGAGAGGACAACAGAGGA TCATATCACTCAAGACATTTGGCATTCCTCTGGAAGAGGTACTGGTTAACGAGCTGACCCGCCGCAAGCATCTTGAACTGAGAGCCGCGATGCAGATTGAGGAATCCACCGGTCAGGCTGCGGGCGGTCGTCGGGGAAACGTGGTGCAAAGGATGTTTGGCCGCATCAGGCGCTTTTTCAGTCGCAGACGGGATGAGCCCTCCTTGCCGCTGGAGTTCACTCGCCGTGGGCGTCGA GGTGCAGTATCAGTGGATAGTCTGGCTGAACTGGAGGGTGGGGCCCTGCTGCTGCAGACCCTGCAACTGTCCAAGATTTCCTTTCCAATTGGCCAGAGACTTCTGGGATCCAAAAGGAAAATGAGCCTCAATCCGATTGCTAAACAAATTCCCCAGGTTGTTGAGGCGTGCTGTAGCTTCATTGAGAAACATG GCTTAAGCACAGTGGGGATTTTCACCCTGGAATACTCTGCGGAGAAAGTGCATGAG CTCCGTGAAAAATTTGATCAAGGTCTGGATGTAGTGCTGGATGACACTCAGAATGTGCATGATGTGGCTGCACTCCTCAAGGAGTTTTTCCATGACATGAAGGACTCTCTACTGCCAGATGATCTGTACATGTCCTTCCTCCTGACAGCAA CTCTGAAGCCACAAGATCAGCTTTCTGCTCTGCAATTGCTGGTTTACCTGATGCCACCCTGCCATAGTGACACCCTGGAGCGTCTGCTGAAGGCCCTGCATAAAATCACTGAGAATTGCGAGGACTCTATTGGCATTGATGGGCAGTTG GTTTCAGGCAACCGTATGACTTCCACCAATTTGGCCCTGGTGTTTGGATCTGCTCTCCTGAAGAAAGGGAGATTTGCCAAGAGGGAGTCCAGGAAAACAAGACTGGGGATTGACCACTATGTTGCTTCTGTCAATGTGGTTCGTGCCATGATTGATAACTGGGATATCCTCTTCCAG GTGCCTCCTCATATTCAGAGGCAGGTTGCTAAGCGTGTTTGGAAATCCAGTCCTGAAGCTCTTGATTTTATCAGACGCAGGAATTTGAGGAAGATCCA GAGTGCACGGATAAAGATGGAAGAGGATGCTTTACTTTCTGATCCGGTGGAAAGCTCTGCTGAAGCCCGAGCTGCTGTCCTCGCTCAAAGCAAGCCCTTTGATGAAG GTTCTTCTGAGGAGCCAGCTGTGCCTCCTGGCATTGCCCGTTTCCAGGACGATGAGAAAGGAGTGTATAATCCCTCCATTCTGGAGCAAGACCGCCCATTGCTCCGTGTGCCCCGGGAGAAGGAGGGCAAAACTGGCATCGGCTACTTCTTCCCTTag
- the ARHGAP36 gene encoding rho GTPase-activating protein 36 isoform X3, translated as MSTRFPATVNVLGGAPGHNPDRRTKMISIHSLSELERLKLQETAYHELVARHFLSEFKPERALPTDRPNTLEKWFLILRGQQRIISLKTFGIPLEEVLVNELTRRKHLELRAAMQIEESTGQAAGGRRGNVVQRMFGRIRRFFSRRRDEPSLPLEFTRRGRRGAVSVDSLAELEGGALLLQTLQLSKISFPIGQRLLGSKRKMSLNPIAKQIPQVVEACCSFIEKHGLSTVGIFTLEYSAEKVHELREKFDQGLDVVLDDTQNVHDVAALLKEFFHDMKDSLLPDDLYMSFLLTATLKPQDQLSALQLLVYLMPPCHSDTLERLLKALHKITENCEDSIGIDGQLVSGNRMTSTNLALVFGSALLKKGRFAKRESRKTRLGIDHYVASVNVVRAMIDNWDILFQVPPHIQRQVAKRVWKSSPEALDFIRRRNLRKIQSARIKMEEDALLSDPVESSAEARAAVLAQSKPFDEGSSEEPAVPPGIARFQDDEKGVYNPSILEQDRPLLRVPREKEGKTGIGYFFP; from the exons TGAACGTCCTGGGAGGAGCCCCAGGACACAATCCGGACCGCAGGACCAAGATGATATCCATACACAGCCTCTCTGAGCTGGAGCGTCTGAAGCTGCAAGAGACTGCTTACCACGAACTCGTGGCCAGACATTTCCTCTCTGAATTCAAACCTGAAAGAG CTCTACCTACTGACCGTCCGAACACTTTGGAGAAGTGGTTTCTGATTCTGAGAGGACAACAGAGGA TCATATCACTCAAGACATTTGGCATTCCTCTGGAAGAGGTACTGGTTAACGAGCTGACCCGCCGCAAGCATCTTGAACTGAGAGCCGCGATGCAGATTGAGGAATCCACCGGTCAGGCTGCGGGCGGTCGTCGGGGAAACGTGGTGCAAAGGATGTTTGGCCGCATCAGGCGCTTTTTCAGTCGCAGACGGGATGAGCCCTCCTTGCCGCTGGAGTTCACTCGCCGTGGGCGTCGA GGTGCAGTATCAGTGGATAGTCTGGCTGAACTGGAGGGTGGGGCCCTGCTGCTGCAGACCCTGCAACTGTCCAAGATTTCCTTTCCAATTGGCCAGAGACTTCTGGGATCCAAAAGGAAAATGAGCCTCAATCCGATTGCTAAACAAATTCCCCAGGTTGTTGAGGCGTGCTGTAGCTTCATTGAGAAACATG GCTTAAGCACAGTGGGGATTTTCACCCTGGAATACTCTGCGGAGAAAGTGCATGAG CTCCGTGAAAAATTTGATCAAGGTCTGGATGTAGTGCTGGATGACACTCAGAATGTGCATGATGTGGCTGCACTCCTCAAGGAGTTTTTCCATGACATGAAGGACTCTCTACTGCCAGATGATCTGTACATGTCCTTCCTCCTGACAGCAA CTCTGAAGCCACAAGATCAGCTTTCTGCTCTGCAATTGCTGGTTTACCTGATGCCACCCTGCCATAGTGACACCCTGGAGCGTCTGCTGAAGGCCCTGCATAAAATCACTGAGAATTGCGAGGACTCTATTGGCATTGATGGGCAGTTG GTTTCAGGCAACCGTATGACTTCCACCAATTTGGCCCTGGTGTTTGGATCTGCTCTCCTGAAGAAAGGGAGATTTGCCAAGAGGGAGTCCAGGAAAACAAGACTGGGGATTGACCACTATGTTGCTTCTGTCAATGTGGTTCGTGCCATGATTGATAACTGGGATATCCTCTTCCAG GTGCCTCCTCATATTCAGAGGCAGGTTGCTAAGCGTGTTTGGAAATCCAGTCCTGAAGCTCTTGATTTTATCAGACGCAGGAATTTGAGGAAGATCCA GAGTGCACGGATAAAGATGGAAGAGGATGCTTTACTTTCTGATCCGGTGGAAAGCTCTGCTGAAGCCCGAGCTGCTGTCCTCGCTCAAAGCAAGCCCTTTGATGAAG GTTCTTCTGAGGAGCCAGCTGTGCCTCCTGGCATTGCCCGTTTCCAGGACGATGAGAAAGGAGTGTATAATCCCTCCATTCTGGAGCAAGACCGCCCATTGCTCCGTGTGCCCCGGGAGAAGGAGGGCAAAACTGGCATCGGCTACTTCTTCCCTTag
- the ARHGAP36 gene encoding rho GTPase-activating protein 36 isoform X2, with product MAWILDCLFASAFEPRPRRVNVLGGAPGHNPDRRTKMISIHSLSELERLKLQETAYHELVARHFLSEFKPERALPTDRPNTLEKWFLILRGQQRIISLKTFGIPLEEVLVNELTRRKHLELRAAMQIEESTGQAAGGRRGNVVQRMFGRIRRFFSRRRDEPSLPLEFTRRGRRGAVSVDSLAELEGGALLLQTLQLSKISFPIGQRLLGSKRKMSLNPIAKQIPQVVEACCSFIEKHGLSTVGIFTLEYSAEKVHELREKFDQGLDVVLDDTQNVHDVAALLKEFFHDMKDSLLPDDLYMSFLLTATLKPQDQLSALQLLVYLMPPCHSDTLERLLKALHKITENCEDSIGIDGQLVSGNRMTSTNLALVFGSALLKKGRFAKRESRKTRLGIDHYVASVNVVRAMIDNWDILFQVPPHIQRQVAKRVWKSSPEALDFIRRRNLRKIQSARIKMEEDALLSDPVESSAEARAAVLAQSKPFDEGSSEEPAVPPGIARFQDDEKGVYNPSILEQDRPLLRVPREKEGKTGIGYFFP from the exons TGAACGTCCTGGGAGGAGCCCCAGGACACAATCCGGACCGCAGGACCAAGATGATATCCATACACAGCCTCTCTGAGCTGGAGCGTCTGAAGCTGCAAGAGACTGCTTACCACGAACTCGTGGCCAGACATTTCCTCTCTGAATTCAAACCTGAAAGAG CTCTACCTACTGACCGTCCGAACACTTTGGAGAAGTGGTTTCTGATTCTGAGAGGACAACAGAGGA TCATATCACTCAAGACATTTGGCATTCCTCTGGAAGAGGTACTGGTTAACGAGCTGACCCGCCGCAAGCATCTTGAACTGAGAGCCGCGATGCAGATTGAGGAATCCACCGGTCAGGCTGCGGGCGGTCGTCGGGGAAACGTGGTGCAAAGGATGTTTGGCCGCATCAGGCGCTTTTTCAGTCGCAGACGGGATGAGCCCTCCTTGCCGCTGGAGTTCACTCGCCGTGGGCGTCGA GGTGCAGTATCAGTGGATAGTCTGGCTGAACTGGAGGGTGGGGCCCTGCTGCTGCAGACCCTGCAACTGTCCAAGATTTCCTTTCCAATTGGCCAGAGACTTCTGGGATCCAAAAGGAAAATGAGCCTCAATCCGATTGCTAAACAAATTCCCCAGGTTGTTGAGGCGTGCTGTAGCTTCATTGAGAAACATG GCTTAAGCACAGTGGGGATTTTCACCCTGGAATACTCTGCGGAGAAAGTGCATGAG CTCCGTGAAAAATTTGATCAAGGTCTGGATGTAGTGCTGGATGACACTCAGAATGTGCATGATGTGGCTGCACTCCTCAAGGAGTTTTTCCATGACATGAAGGACTCTCTACTGCCAGATGATCTGTACATGTCCTTCCTCCTGACAGCAA CTCTGAAGCCACAAGATCAGCTTTCTGCTCTGCAATTGCTGGTTTACCTGATGCCACCCTGCCATAGTGACACCCTGGAGCGTCTGCTGAAGGCCCTGCATAAAATCACTGAGAATTGCGAGGACTCTATTGGCATTGATGGGCAGTTG GTTTCAGGCAACCGTATGACTTCCACCAATTTGGCCCTGGTGTTTGGATCTGCTCTCCTGAAGAAAGGGAGATTTGCCAAGAGGGAGTCCAGGAAAACAAGACTGGGGATTGACCACTATGTTGCTTCTGTCAATGTGGTTCGTGCCATGATTGATAACTGGGATATCCTCTTCCAG GTGCCTCCTCATATTCAGAGGCAGGTTGCTAAGCGTGTTTGGAAATCCAGTCCTGAAGCTCTTGATTTTATCAGACGCAGGAATTTGAGGAAGATCCA GAGTGCACGGATAAAGATGGAAGAGGATGCTTTACTTTCTGATCCGGTGGAAAGCTCTGCTGAAGCCCGAGCTGCTGTCCTCGCTCAAAGCAAGCCCTTTGATGAAG GTTCTTCTGAGGAGCCAGCTGTGCCTCCTGGCATTGCCCGTTTCCAGGACGATGAGAAAGGAGTGTATAATCCCTCCATTCTGGAGCAAGACCGCCCATTGCTCCGTGTGCCCCGGGAGAAGGAGGGCAAAACTGGCATCGGCTACTTCTTCCCTTag
- the ARHGAP36 gene encoding rho GTPase-activating protein 36 isoform X4, giving the protein MISIHSLSELERLKLQETAYHELVARHFLSEFKPERALPTDRPNTLEKWFLILRGQQRIISLKTFGIPLEEVLVNELTRRKHLELRAAMQIEESTGQAAGGRRGNVVQRMFGRIRRFFSRRRDEPSLPLEFTRRGRRGAVSVDSLAELEGGALLLQTLQLSKISFPIGQRLLGSKRKMSLNPIAKQIPQVVEACCSFIEKHGLSTVGIFTLEYSAEKVHELREKFDQGLDVVLDDTQNVHDVAALLKEFFHDMKDSLLPDDLYMSFLLTATLKPQDQLSALQLLVYLMPPCHSDTLERLLKALHKITENCEDSIGIDGQLVSGNRMTSTNLALVFGSALLKKGRFAKRESRKTRLGIDHYVASVNVVRAMIDNWDILFQVPPHIQRQVAKRVWKSSPEALDFIRRRNLRKIQSARIKMEEDALLSDPVESSAEARAAVLAQSKPFDEGSSEEPAVPPGIARFQDDEKGVYNPSILEQDRPLLRVPREKEGKTGIGYFFP; this is encoded by the exons ATGATATCCATACACAGCCTCTCTGAGCTGGAGCGTCTGAAGCTGCAAGAGACTGCTTACCACGAACTCGTGGCCAGACATTTCCTCTCTGAATTCAAACCTGAAAGAG CTCTACCTACTGACCGTCCGAACACTTTGGAGAAGTGGTTTCTGATTCTGAGAGGACAACAGAGGA TCATATCACTCAAGACATTTGGCATTCCTCTGGAAGAGGTACTGGTTAACGAGCTGACCCGCCGCAAGCATCTTGAACTGAGAGCCGCGATGCAGATTGAGGAATCCACCGGTCAGGCTGCGGGCGGTCGTCGGGGAAACGTGGTGCAAAGGATGTTTGGCCGCATCAGGCGCTTTTTCAGTCGCAGACGGGATGAGCCCTCCTTGCCGCTGGAGTTCACTCGCCGTGGGCGTCGA GGTGCAGTATCAGTGGATAGTCTGGCTGAACTGGAGGGTGGGGCCCTGCTGCTGCAGACCCTGCAACTGTCCAAGATTTCCTTTCCAATTGGCCAGAGACTTCTGGGATCCAAAAGGAAAATGAGCCTCAATCCGATTGCTAAACAAATTCCCCAGGTTGTTGAGGCGTGCTGTAGCTTCATTGAGAAACATG GCTTAAGCACAGTGGGGATTTTCACCCTGGAATACTCTGCGGAGAAAGTGCATGAG CTCCGTGAAAAATTTGATCAAGGTCTGGATGTAGTGCTGGATGACACTCAGAATGTGCATGATGTGGCTGCACTCCTCAAGGAGTTTTTCCATGACATGAAGGACTCTCTACTGCCAGATGATCTGTACATGTCCTTCCTCCTGACAGCAA CTCTGAAGCCACAAGATCAGCTTTCTGCTCTGCAATTGCTGGTTTACCTGATGCCACCCTGCCATAGTGACACCCTGGAGCGTCTGCTGAAGGCCCTGCATAAAATCACTGAGAATTGCGAGGACTCTATTGGCATTGATGGGCAGTTG GTTTCAGGCAACCGTATGACTTCCACCAATTTGGCCCTGGTGTTTGGATCTGCTCTCCTGAAGAAAGGGAGATTTGCCAAGAGGGAGTCCAGGAAAACAAGACTGGGGATTGACCACTATGTTGCTTCTGTCAATGTGGTTCGTGCCATGATTGATAACTGGGATATCCTCTTCCAG GTGCCTCCTCATATTCAGAGGCAGGTTGCTAAGCGTGTTTGGAAATCCAGTCCTGAAGCTCTTGATTTTATCAGACGCAGGAATTTGAGGAAGATCCA GAGTGCACGGATAAAGATGGAAGAGGATGCTTTACTTTCTGATCCGGTGGAAAGCTCTGCTGAAGCCCGAGCTGCTGTCCTCGCTCAAAGCAAGCCCTTTGATGAAG GTTCTTCTGAGGAGCCAGCTGTGCCTCCTGGCATTGCCCGTTTCCAGGACGATGAGAAAGGAGTGTATAATCCCTCCATTCTGGAGCAAGACCGCCCATTGCTCCGTGTGCCCCGGGAGAAGGAGGGCAAAACTGGCATCGGCTACTTCTTCCCTTag